From one Lycium barbarum isolate Lr01 chromosome 6, ASM1917538v2, whole genome shotgun sequence genomic stretch:
- the LOC132644143 gene encoding uncharacterized protein LOC132644143, producing MIMKQIQWYGTSSGQKMNKNKCFFLTAPGTGPTRINKIRDATGFLDKQFPFEYLGCPIYLGRKKVEYFEKMLSKVVKRLNVWQSNMLSYGGKIVLIKSVLQSLPIYTLSALSPPKGTITLMEKHFARFSGVPKMIRGNTIGVLGKIYVSLRRKVGWVLEKWLTFVKHWISRSGGDSGAKIHYGQVWVSGNSHTWKTLTKIRGKAEPNMIWCIQDGQSSFWWDNWTGYGAIANYCPDYVHSSSTKVKEFIDNNEWDIQNLQNILPDWLYQHINTIKIGSNQKKDFIIWKPAADGVFQTMMLGMASKHTDKKIL from the exons ATGATCATGAAACAAATTCAATGGTATGGAACAAGTTCTGGACAGAAGATGAACAAGAACAAGTGTTTCTTTCTCACTGCTCCTGGCACAGGTCCCACTAGAATTAATAAGATTAGGGATGCCACTGGTTTCTTGGATAAGCAATTCCCTTTTGAATATCTTGGCTGCCCTATATATCTCGGTAGAAAGAAAGTTGAATACTTTGAAAAAATGCTTTCAAAAGTTGTTAAAAGATTGAATGTGTGGCAAAGCAACATGTTGTCTTATGGAGGTAAAATAGTTTTGATCAAAAGTGTTTTACAATCCCTGCCTATCTATACATTATCTGCTCTCAGTCCTCCTAAAGGAACCATTACGCTTATGGAAAAGCATTTTGCGAGATTTTCTGGGGTTCCAAAAATGATAAGAGGAAATACCATTGGAGTTCTTGGGAAAATTTATGTTTCCCTAAGGAGGAAGGTGGGGTGGGTATTAGAAAAATGGCTGACATTTGTGAAACACTGGATATCAAGAAGTGGTGGAGATTCAGGTGCCAAGATTCATTATGGGCAAG TATGGGTATCTGGCAACTCCCATACCTGGAAAACATTGACAAAGATCAGGGGCAAAGCTGAGCCAAACATGATCTGGTGTATTCAAGATGGACAAAGCAGTTTCTGGTGGGATAACTGGACTGGTTATGGTGCCATCGCAAACTATTGTCCAGATTATGTACATTCCAGCAGTACTAAAGTTAAAGAATTTATCGATAACAATGAATGGGATATCCAAAATCTACAAAACATTCTTCCAGATTGGCTTTACCAACACATCAACACCATTAAAATTGGATCTAATCAGAAAAAGGACTTCATCATTTGGAAACCTGCAGCTGATGGAGTTTTTCAAACAATGATGCTTGGAATGGCATCAAAACACACAGACAAAAAGATCCTTTGA